One region of gamma proteobacterium HIMB55 genomic DNA includes:
- a CDS encoding LysM domain-containing protein (PFAM: LysM domain), translated as MVGRHLLSELKSSELKEATTRCLEHFAHRAYTSLCAPRWNVRFVLNLFVTAIFLLPTVTLAQSAIPRLSDNAPDTYVVEPGDTLWDISALFLNEPWRWPELWQVNPDVRDPNLIYPGDTLYLRWDAGKPGVYLTAGMSYGAASDVVRLSPSVRAEPLPAAIDALPREAIDPFIARHRFTTKFDLEAMPRIISGDRGRLISGMGDRVYVVGTFVGEDQQFDVVRPAREIRHPETGEMLGTLLSSVGRVVLSQRGSSDEQASQFDVLASREELRVGDVLLPVEDRQLVAEFVPQVPTVDLEPGFMLSLESGATQIGALDVVATTFGEVDDVAVGTLLSIAKASEPVTDQISGKRYTLPSETAGTMMLFAVYDRASFGLVLNANQPLSVADRLVNP; from the coding sequence ATGGTAGGACGCCATCTTTTATCTGAGCTGAAATCATCTGAGCTAAAAGAAGCCACCACACGGTGTTTGGAGCACTTTGCTCACCGCGCATACACTAGTTTGTGTGCCCCTAGGTGGAATGTACGCTTCGTTCTCAACCTGTTTGTCACAGCCATTTTTTTATTACCCACGGTGACTCTGGCTCAGTCGGCTATTCCGAGACTTTCAGATAACGCACCGGATACCTATGTCGTCGAGCCTGGCGATACGCTTTGGGATATTTCAGCACTGTTTCTTAACGAGCCTTGGCGCTGGCCCGAACTGTGGCAGGTTAACCCTGATGTCAGGGACCCCAACCTCATATACCCAGGGGATACCCTGTACCTCCGATGGGATGCCGGTAAACCAGGCGTCTATCTCACGGCTGGCATGTCTTACGGTGCGGCGTCTGACGTCGTAAGACTAAGCCCATCCGTCAGAGCCGAACCGCTTCCCGCCGCAATCGATGCGCTCCCGCGAGAGGCAATTGACCCCTTTATTGCCCGTCACCGGTTTACGACAAAATTTGACCTAGAAGCAATGCCGAGGATCATCAGCGGTGATCGAGGGCGGTTGATATCGGGGATGGGCGATCGTGTTTACGTCGTTGGCACCTTTGTTGGTGAGGACCAACAGTTCGATGTGGTTCGTCCGGCGAGAGAAATAAGGCATCCCGAGACAGGCGAAATGCTCGGCACTCTGCTTTCGTCTGTTGGCCGGGTGGTTTTGTCACAGCGTGGATCGTCCGATGAGCAGGCCAGCCAGTTCGACGTATTGGCGTCTCGTGAGGAGCTACGTGTTGGTGACGTACTACTCCCGGTAGAAGATCGACAGCTGGTTGCTGAGTTTGTGCCTCAGGTTCCCACAGTCGATTTGGAACCCGGTTTCATGTTGTCGCTTGAGAGTGGCGCGACGCAAATAGGCGCCTTAGACGTCGTCGCGACGACCTTTGGTGAGGTTGATGACGTAGCGGTAGGAACACTTCTGTCTATCGCCAAGGCAAGCGAACCGGTTACGGATCAAATTAGTGGTAAACGCTATACGCTTCCTTCTGAGACGGCCGGCACCATGATGCTGTTTGCTGTTTACGATCGTGCAAGCTTTGGTCTAGTGCTCAATGCAAACCAGCCGCTGTCGGTTGCAGATAGGTTGGTCAACCCCTGA
- a CDS encoding peptide deformylase (PFAM: Polypeptide deformylase~TIGRFAM: peptide deformylase), with product MAIRKILEFPDPRLRTKAAPVETVDRRIQTLVEDMFETMYDANGIGLAASQIDVHEQVIVIDLSNDRSTPRVFINPNVEVIDESLDGFEEGCLSVPGFSESVERPKAIRVTALDQDGTAIDETVTGLLAVCLQHEMDHLQGKLFVDYLSPLKRQRIRQRLEKEQRRRA from the coding sequence ATGGCCATTAGAAAAATTCTCGAATTCCCCGATCCACGACTGCGCACAAAAGCGGCACCGGTTGAAACCGTCGACCGCAGAATTCAAACGCTAGTAGAGGACATGTTCGAGACGATGTATGACGCAAACGGCATCGGTTTAGCTGCGTCTCAAATCGACGTTCACGAGCAAGTCATCGTCATTGATCTATCGAACGACCGTTCCACACCGCGAGTATTTATCAATCCAAACGTTGAGGTCATCGATGAGTCACTCGATGGCTTTGAGGAAGGCTGCCTATCTGTTCCGGGTTTTAGTGAATCGGTTGAGCGCCCAAAAGCGATTCGTGTCACTGCATTAGATCAGGACGGCACTGCCATCGATGAAACTGTCACGGGACTTCTCGCTGTCTGCCTCCAGCACGAAATGGATCATTTGCAAGGTAAGTTATTTGTCGATTACTTGAGTCCACTCAAGCGACAAAGGATCCGCCAACGGTTGGAAAAAGAGCAGCGACGCAGAGCCTAA